Genomic window (bacterium):
TTTCATCTCTCTGTACGCAGCCATTACTGAAATTGCATGTTCGAATATTTCCTTTTCATTAGTAAGAAGTTCATTCCTAAGATGTAAATCCCTAATTGGATTGGAACTCCTCTGTTTTGTGCCTGCAAGGACATTTGTAAAGACTTGTTTTGAATCAGATGACAATAATATTTCAGGACTGCAGCCGATTATTTTTATATTTGAATATTCTAACAAGAAATTCGTTAATGAGTTATTAAACTGCTTATAATAAAAATATAGTTCTATAGGCTTTAATTGTATTTCAAAATGCCTTATTCGCGAAATGATTATCTTTTTTAAAATATTTTTTTCAATCAAATTTTGACAAGAGTATATTTTCCTGATAAAATCATCTTTTCCTTCCTCATCATTTATATCACATTCAACAACTTTTACGATCTCCTGCTTTTCACGTGAACTATCCACTAGATAGTCGGCATAATATTCAGGATTGTCGCTTATTATTTGACAATAGTTAGTGTAGAAAAGCATCTGCACACCAGGCTGAATAAATTCTATTAACGGCAAAGTGTTGGTTTTCGTGTAATCGTAATAATATTTCGATAGATCAAAAGAAATATATCCAAACAGTTTCAACTCATTACCTAATTTCTTTAGTATATGTCTAAATTCGCTGTAGGGAGATTCCGATGGCATTTCTTCTATTGTTATATCATATCTTTTTAAGTGCCATTTATCATTTTGTAACTTTATTGTGTACGTCGGTATAGATCCTACGACAGACACATTATTATTCTCATAAATAAACGAATATTCTCCTCCTAATGAGTGTTCCTGCAATTTTTCATATGTTTTTATAGGGTCAAAGTACCCACCAATTGTAATCGTTTTCATTATTATATTCCTTTACAGTTTGTTTCATTTTCTTTTCATTTAAACTTAATTAATCCAAGGATATAACTTCCATATAAAATTGTTGATGCAACGATATTTGTCGATAAAGTCTTCCATCCCATGAATGACGATGGGAATACCACAGTTTTAATCGCAGAGGGAAGACTAATTAACAGGCTTATAATCACTAATAATACATAATAAGGAGATAACCATTTTAGATATGCTGGTATTATTGCGATTAAATATCCTGCCGATAGAAAAAATACCCCGACCAGTGATGCTCTTTTTATACCAATGTTGACTGCAAAAGTATTAATGTTTAATTGCTTATCTGAGTCATAATCCTTAATACAACCAAATATATGCACACCTGTGTGATAGAAAATTGTTGATAAAATGATTAG
Coding sequences:
- a CDS encoding chorismate-binding protein, whose protein sequence is MKTITIGGYFDPIKTYEKLQEHSLGGEYSFIYENNNVSVVGSIPTYTIKLQNDKWHLKRYDITIEEMPSESPYSEFRHILKKLGNELKLFGYISFDLSKYYYDYTKTNTLPLIEFIQPGVQMLFYTNYCQIISDNPEYYADYLVDSSREKQEIVKVVECDINDEEGKDDFIRKIYSCQNLIEKNILKKIIISRIRHFEIQLKPIELYFYYKQFNNSLTNFLLEYSNIKIIGCSPEILLSSDSKQVFTNVLAGTKQRSSNPIRDLHLRNELLTNEKEIFEHAISVMAAYREMKMFCVPEKVNVKRFMEIKEYKSVRHIFSQISGIYQKGKDIFDALQILFPAITVSGVPKDIAIKYINKIEDTPRDLYAGVVGYFNSEGQGEFPIAIRCIFSESPNNYYIRSGAGIVGASNPLDEFNETKYKMAAMIRAITSREQRQCTNLNLKKK